In the Drosophila virilis strain 15010-1051.87 chromosome 4, Dvir_AGI_RSII-ME, whole genome shotgun sequence genome, GTGATGAGGTGGATCTGCTTATAAGAATACTTTGATGAACAGACAAATCAAGAAATGCTGCTTGCACCAACTTCGGCCAATTGGGGAAAGGATGTCGAAAAGTTATAGCAAACATTTTCTCTGTTATTAGCTTATCTGATGgatcataaattaaaatctatTTAAGTTTTCACTCTCAAATCGTTTTAAGTCCACAAACTGCGAACTGCGCTTACTACCAACTTTGGAAATGTTTAACACCAAAATATTCTACTGTGAACGGACATACGCCACAAAGTAAGCGCACAAAGCAGACGCATTAACCAAATTATAAGCCATGGAGTGGGATCAGGCGTATATATACCTATTCTAAGGCACTGTAATAGTTTGGCAACatcaaatttcataaagagCACACTCCGGAAATAGGAAGGATGCGCTTTGTCGCTCCATCTAGGAGCCATCCCGCTATGCGTGTGCCcctgtctgtgtatgtgtcgtgtatgtgtgtggcttACTAGGAAGTAAATTTCGTTatcgtttattattattattatgcgcgatgtgtgaaatgtctgtatatatatatatggggagtgcgtgtgtgtgtgtgtgtgtacctcATGTTTGTGTTGTGACGTgggaaataaatttatattcataaCACAGGACGCGGACAAGGCAAAAGACGTTGGTGGAGCCGAAGGCGCCAGCGCCCACAAGTCGCCGACATGCATACAAAGTgctttatgtgtgtgtatcacGAAATGGAGGAAATGTTGCGCCTCCTGCTCCAGTTGCAGCTCTTGTGGCAGCATTTCATCAGCAGCCACCATCAGACTGGTAAGTTTTTTGATTAAGCTGGAGTGGAGCCTGAAGTTCTCTGGGAGCTTTGAGTCTAGAGTAGCATGTGCAGCTAATGGGATCAGCGTTGCAGGCGGCGGCATCAGAGCTACAAAAACTCTACATATTGATTACTAATTTACTTGCCGTCTATGTCTCAAGTTTCTGCCCAAAACTTCACATAGCATCACGACAACACAAATGCAGATAACTTGATTTTGCCAGTAGTTGCCCAGGTTAGACCAGATCCGGCATTAACATCAGGTAAATGCACAGGACGTTGATGCAACAGAAGTTGAAGCCTGCGTCCAGGTTACATTCACGTTGCAGTTGGCTATCCCTTTGGAGCAACTTCGTCTTcatataaaatgtacaaaGCGACAGAGCAAAAGTAATTTTGGGTACGCAGGCGGAGTATCTGGTGGCCTTCCAGGCACATGACTAGACCCAATATGAACTTCCACTCAAAGTCGCTCATGCATGAAGTCAAACGGCAAACATCGAAGCTGGAAGCTCCAACCTCTGACTCCGAGCCTCGAATGTTAAGCGACAGTCGCACAACAATCAAAAAGCGTATGGAAGTCAAAGGCGCCACAGGGCACACGGCACAGGGTACCGGGAGGACCAAATAGAGAGCGACTGGTAACTGGGCGCCTAAAACCGTTCCCATCAATAGCATTGCGCATTGGGTTTGGGTTCGATGCAATGCAATAACTTGCCAAACTGACACCATATCCTTGGGGTACACTTTTTGGAAGCGGCACATGTAGCGCTCTGTGTtctaaaatagttttttttttcttctcctgTTTTCAGTTATATCTGTATAAGGAAAGGGAACTACACGCACGACTTCTCATCATCATGTGTATTCAGGGTATACATGGGGCTTGGGTACACTTAGCGAAAAACCATTGCAAGAGTAGTGTACATATGCTATATCTTTTTAAGCGCTTCATATTGAAAATAAGGAGCGAGGGAGGAAGGgggtaatttaaatttgtaacgAAAACTCTttagattttggaatttcctTCAGgtgcaaatttaaatgaatgttTGAGGTAACTAGTCTCCTATGTTGGGAGTAGTTCCTTGGTGCATTTAAAAAGTTTGAATATATTGAATCTTTCCCTAATCTAAAGAGGAGCAAGATTCCACATTTTATCTATTGCTATTGATAGGTTGCAAATATGAATTGGCACCACATGCACAACAATCGATAGGTTTATATTCAacattaatattcatattataAATAAGGTTGTTTCATAAATAAGTttcttaaatacatttttaaagcaCAATTTTAGGTAACTGAATtgagtcaaaaaaaaaaaaaataaaaaaaaattcatgtAAGCTGTTGCCTGAAtctttattataatttgttttctgACGTTccagttttattttcttataatcATTTCGCTGCCTGTACACATTTTTTCAATGGAAATCATGCACAAATCGAGCAAATTGCATATTTCTTACGCTGgcgatttaattttttatgcgATATGCAAGAGAGTCAAGAGTCATGAGTCGCCTCCACTGCAATTGCTGCTCCAACTCCGACCACATACTTAGGTTTCCACTTGGCGCATTTGTGTCTTTCTCtttgcgagtgtgtgtgactTGTAAATTTCCCCAGTTGAAGctcagaagcagcagcagaagccgcagcagcagtacTTGCAGAGGCGCTTGATTGAGCGCACGTTTTCCCGGCTTCGAGTTGGACTGTCAGACAGTCAGAGCTTCACttgactttttatttaaaatatagaaCATGATGTGGGGGATTGGGTATGTGGTGCacgaaattaaacaaaaaaggcaACGGCTAACTCTTTTTATTTCCCAAGTGTCAGTAGAAACTTTGGCGCAATATTCGTTTGGATTCAAAGCACCGACCGATGTAATGGCAGCTCGTACGTGTTTAGTTATTTTCTTTAAGGTTTGCTTAGTCTAGCAAGAGCCTAATCGGACATGATATGAAATTTCTGCTATATCATTAGCATCATCATTAGAATTGTGGCCTGCAAGCCCCATATTGAGATTCAATCCCTTTGTCTGTATTAAAGTTACATTCACTGAAACCCCCACAATTCCCTGGTCCCTTGCAGCATTTTTGCATGTCATGTCATGAgtatgtaaattttctccctacctctctctctctctctctctctctctctctctctttatcccTCTCATCCTCTCTCTTGCATCTCTATATCTATGCTACAGTATTAATGTGAAAAAGTACAGCGTTGATTTCACATGTCCCTCTGGACACACTTGGGGACTAGCGAATCCTCCACCATGCGAAGGcgttgaaaaatgttgcaaagATGCAAAACAACTGTTGGCAGTTTGTCAAATTTGATTTGTCATACATCAAATGGCTTTAAAATGACAAGAAACGAGGGCTGCCAGCCAAATGGCAGTGGCAGATACTAGAAAAAAATAACTTGTGTCCCGAATAGACGTCGAGTGAGAGCTACAGAATTGTTGGctgaaaatatcaaaaaggAGTTGACAGCTAAAAAGGCAGGTTGCATAATAAGAAGGACTAGCGAACATAAAAAAGTACTACGTTCTCTTTTAATTCAGTATCTTATATAAGGTACAAGTTAAAAAAATAAGCGACAATTTTAGAACATAATAATTTGTTACCATATTCcgtatttttaataataaccaaaataaaaataattataattgtggGGCGGCCACTAATgtagccaccccacagttcaTAATTATAGTTATAGGATATAAGTATTGTATACTATGTAAACATTGTATTAGTAATCAGACCAGTTAAGGCAATGTGCCGAGGTATTGAAGCTAATTAAGGGCAAGGAGCCTAGTTTGAAGCGAGGCTGCGAAAGCTCGAGGCGAAGTTGAGCTAGTGCAACGATCAGGGTGAGTCTCTACtcattaaaagtaattttcattaaaagtaATAGAGTATACAACAAATTCAAGGACTCGCTAATGCCGACTAAATGCAGATAATTACTGTTTGTTGTTTCATCCAACAGCAAACTAAACTTGGCATCACCCATATCTATTTGCAGATCCTCATAGAAATGAGGAGCCaaagcatttttaaatatattattatattatttaataaagcaTTCAGGCTTGCAAAAAAGCCAGATCTGACGGGAAAAATCTGAATTGGCAACGTCTACCCAGTAGACGTGTTGAGCGCTAGAAAACTTTAGAAAACTCATAAGCAATAAGTTGATAATACTTGTAAGTCGCTGGGCCTGGTGAGACTAAGACTCATACCCCGACCAATAGCTTCCTTACATGataatacaaattaatgcAATGATATATTGATTGAGttcttttctttaatattaaatatgactcaaaaaaatagtatatatgCTCAAAAGTTCAACACATGCGGTATTGATAAGAACCACCTATCATCGTGGCAAAATAAACAACGTtgactatatacatatacaatacgCTTCTATGCTTTCAGCTCTTCAGAATAACTGCAATCACAACTTAAGagatatagaaaataaaaagtacAATGCCTATCTagtgtaaaatatttattgacgTGAACTAATTCAAAATATGTGTACATGTTCATATGACCTGAAATTGTTTATATGGTATATGAGTTTCGCACTATCGGAAATATATTTCGTGTGTTATAGCACTTTCTTTtatctcattttttttttttcaatgtaCAACACGAATTTAAACTAAGACATTAGCCAAACTTTATGGAGAATACTGTTATGTACTGATACTAATCACTCTAAACGATTCATGTAAGCCATAGTAAGTCagacaaaattaaaaagattAAGGTGTATAATACGCCAAACTTATCGGATCGACACAAGAGTTAAGGGCATCAATGTCGGCTTGTAATATATTACAGAAGTCCTCATCCTTTCATTCAGGTCAAAACTCTACATCACTTTATCATTTTAATCTTGTTAGCCGATAGCAAAACTGAATGTGTATTGCTAATAAGAAAATTTGTTATCGCAGCTGATAAGATATCGCCAGGTAGTACGAATTAATATCAGTTTATACTTGTACTTTCAGTATACGTTCGAAGCTAACGGAGAGATGTCAGAAATTCAACTTAGTGAGCTTGTTTTCGGAGAGGTACATTTATATGGTAAATATGTATAAGGTTAATATTAGTAAAAAAAAGAGTGCAACATTTGTAGCAAATTGGAAGAGGCTCCTTTGGATCCGTCTTCAAAGGCACCTATAATGGCGATGTGGTTGCTATTAAAACCGTAGAGGAGACAACTGAGAGGAAGGATATTGAACGCGAGGTAATTTATCTGGCAATGGTCGATCATAGGAACATCATCAAATTAAAGGGTATAGCGACCGAAAACATGAAAACCCACCTAATTATGGAATATGCAGAAGGCGGATCCTTGTGGTCCCTCTTACACGAAAGCAAGACACCATATACACTTGCACAAGGTATAAGCTGGTTACGTCAGGCTGCGGAGGTATATAATACATACGTTTTTCAATCAGAGCGGATGGAAACTTATTCATGTTCCATTTAAAGGGACTCGCTTATCTACATCGGCTATCAGAGAGATCAGTGATTCATCGTGATGTGAAGCCTCTCAATATGTTGCTAGACGGCACAAGAAGCACTTTGAAACTTTGCGATTTCGGGTTTGTCAGAAATGTGCAAACCCTAATGACAAGTAGACTGGGTACTTGCTTGTATATGGCACCCGAGGTTCATATATCTCATATAGTCGGGTATATAAATCATTTCAATAAACGCACTTTACACAACACAGGTTTTCAATGGTCAGCGATATACTGAGAAATGTGATGTTTTTAGCATGGGCATTACAATCTGGGAAGTTCTGTCGCGTAAGATGCCGTACTATGAACAAGATGACCTTAAACCTATTGAACTCTTAAGACATATTAATGATCACGGTATGTTCATAAATTATATGCGTTTGATTATAGATGTTAAAgaataacattaaaatttcaatttatgcagAGTTACGGCCCTCACTAAAAGATCTAATTTTTGAATGTCCTGAACAAATACAAACTCTGATGCAAGAATGTTGGGATAAGAACCCCGAGAAGCGTCCCTCTATGCAGGGTATTGTGGAAACCTTAAAACAGTTCTAAGCAACTTTCAGGAGTTGACAGTAATAACTAAAACATTTAATCCATATGTATGAGCTATTCAAATATGAATTTATGTACCCTAGTGGACTAAGGTAAAGTCTATGTGGATCACTTTTTAAAGTCTGtctataaaaacatttatggtccacaaaacaatacaaatacaaacaagtAAGACAAGGGacataccctgaaccctcttctactAACACCAAATGCATGTTGCGCTACTGTGTCgttttctttaataacttttgtgtttcttgtcaagtctctagctcttataggttctccGATTTCTGTGTTCAGACATGCGGATACTTatggatggacggacggatagacagacggacatggcttgaTGCtgatatatactttatggggtcagagatacttccttctggctgttacatacatttgcacaaacacattatacccttttcacTCATTTATAATGGGTTCagtgtataaaaagaaaactgacATTGgcgaaaaacataaaatatcatatacttttcattttttctacAGAATCGTAGAAAATCCATCAATATCTCACATCTCATTTACTAATAGCTGTTACACTTTCCTGAGATATTTCATAGTATAGTATTA is a window encoding:
- the LOC6627632 gene encoding mitogen-activated protein kinase kinase kinase 7 — protein: MLNTLTHYDVLSVAFFQYTFEANGEMSEIQLSELVFGEQIGRGSFGSVFKGTYNGDVVAIKTVEETTERKDIEREVIYLAMVDHRNIIKLKGIATENMKTHLIMEYAEGGSLWSLLHESKTPYTLAQGISWLRQAAEGLAYLHRLSERSVIHRDVKPLNMLLDGTRSTLKLCDFGFVRNVQTLMTSRLGTCLYMAPEVFNGQRYTEKCDVFSMGITIWEVLSRKMPYYEQDDLKPIELLRHINDHELRPSLKDLIFECPEQIQTLMQECWDKNPEKRPSMQGIVETLKQF